A genomic segment from Glycine max cultivar Williams 82 chromosome 1, Glycine_max_v4.0, whole genome shotgun sequence encodes:
- the LOC100797918 gene encoding receptor-like protein 4: protein MSLFHTLTLLIFLFVILFTTSTTTSTPLPLPTPSFPSGLSYHIDCGSPTNSTDQFNTTWLSDRYFSGGATGIVSEPLRFRHGHEKTLRFFPISSGKKNCYTVPNLPPSRYLLRTFVVYDNYDGRSHPPSFDVAVAATVVFSWRSPWPQSLARNGAYADLFATIASSEALICFYSFATDPPVVSSIELFAADPASYDAAAIGKNDIVLVNYGRLSCGSNQWGPGFSNDSDRFGRSWQSDSDFRTGRSKVRAVSTRSGISGTEQKPNYFPEKLYQSAAMTAVTAEEGDGVLEYELSVDAKLDYLVWLHFAEIEGRVRRVGERVFDVYINNDNLTRIDIYKQVGGFAAFTWHHTVKNLSSSVLSVKLVGVVGAPLICGIENYALVPSDPSTVPEQVVAMKALKDSFRVPERMGWNGDPCAPTNWDAWEGVTCRTSKNSTTLVISQIDLGSQGLKGSISDQISLLSDLVSLNLSSNLLVGEIPSGLGQKSLIHLDLSNNQLTGPIPDSIASSSLQLVLLNGNLLEGRVPEQLYSIGVHGGAIDLSGNKGLCGVPSLPDCPMFWENGKLSTQGKIAIGLSCLFVFCVILLLVYIYIRRRRNDYDFALPHELTSLAAKRNRYQRQKSLMVLEMESQHAKGLPSHFTTQ from the exons aTGTCTCTCTTTCACACTCTCACTCTCCTAATCTTCTTATTCGTCATCCTCTTCaccacctccaccaccactTCTACCCCTCTCCCTCTTCCCACTCCTTCATTCCCATCCG gtCTGTCGTACCACATCGACTGCGGAAGTCCGACGAATTCCACCGACCAGTTCAACACGACGTGGCTCTCCGACCGCTACTTCAGCGGCGGCGCTACTGGGATCGTGTCGGAGCCGCTGCGCTTCCGGCACGGGCACGAGAAGACCCTCCGCTTCTTCCCAATCTCCTCCGGCAAGAAGAACTGCTACACCGTCCCCAATCTTCCTCCCTCCCGCTACCTCCTCCGCACATTCGTCGTCTACGACAACTACGACGGACGGTCCCACCCTCCCTCCTTCGACGTCGCCGTCGCCGCCACCGTCGTCTTCTCCTGGCGCTCGCCGTGGCCCCAGTCCCTCGCCCGCAACGGTGCCTACGCCGACCTCTTCGCCACCATCGCCTCCTCCGAAGCCCTAATTTGCTTCTACAGCTTCGCCACTGATCCTCCTGTAGTCTCCTCGATCGAGCTCTTCGCCGCCGATCCAGCCTCATACGACGCCGCCGCAATTGGTAAAAACGACATTGTTCTAGTCAACTATGGAAGACTCTCCTGCGGGTCCAACCAGTGGGGGCCGGGATTCTCCAACGACTCCGACCGGTTCGGGCGGTCGTGGCAGTCGGACTCCGACTTCCGAACCGGCCGGAGCAAGGTCCGCGCCGTGTCGACGCGGAGCGGTATCAGCGGGACCGAGCAGAAGCCAAATTACTTCCCGGAGAAGCTGTACCAGAGCGCGGCGATGACGGCGGTGACGGCGGAGGAGGGTGATGGTGTTCTGGAGTACGAATTGAGCGTGGACGCGAAGCTCGATTACTTGGTGTGGCTGCATTTTGCAGAGATTGAAGGAAGGGTGAGAAGGGTGGGGGAAAGAGTGTTTGATGTGTATATCAACAATGATAATTTGACTAGGATTGATATATACAAGCAAGTAGGAGGTTTTGCTGCGTTTACTTGGCATCACACTGTGAAGAATTTAAGTAGCAGCGTGTTGAGTGTGAAGCTTGTGGGGGTGGTGGGTGCGCCTCTGATTTGTGGGATTGAGAATTACGCTTTGGTGCCCAGTGATCCTTCCACTGTTCCAGAACAAG TGGTTGCCATGAAAGCATTGAAGGATTCATTTCGAGTACCTGAAAGAATGGGTTGGAATGGTGATCCTTGTGCTCCTACTAATTGGGATGCTTGGGAGGGAGTTACCTGCCGTACGAGTAAGAATAGTACCACTCTGGTGATAAGTCAAAT tGATTTGGGCAGTCAAGGCTTGAAAGGGTCCATAAGTGATCAGATTAGTCTTTTGTCAGATTTGGTAAGCCT GAATTTGAGTTCTAATTTGTTGGTGGGTGAAATACCTTCTGGACTTGGTCAGAAATCCCTGATACACCT GGACTTGTCCAACAATCAGTTAACAGGCCCCATACCAGATAGTATTGCCTCTTCAAGTTTGCAGCTCGT GCTACTGAATGGTAACTTATTGGAAGGACGAGTACCAGAGCAACTTTATTCGATTGGTGTGCATGGTGGAGCTATTGA TCTCTCTGGAAacaaaggtctgtgtggtgtaCCATCTCTGCCAGATTGTCCTATGTTTTGGGAGAATGGCAAATTATCTACTCAGGGTAAAATTGCAATAGGCTTGTCCTGTCTTTTTGTTTTCTGCGTGATACTGCTGCTGGTCTATATTTACATTAGGAGGAGAAGAAATGACTATGACTTTGCTCTACCTCATGAATTAACAT CATTAGCCGCCAAGAGAAACAGATATCAGAGGCAGAAATCCTTAATGGTTCTTGAGATGGAAAGTCAACACGCCAAGGGATTACCTTCACATTTTACTACACAATAA